A genome region from Equus caballus isolate H_3958 breed thoroughbred chromosome 19, TB-T2T, whole genome shotgun sequence includes the following:
- the NDUFB5 gene encoding NADH dehydrogenase [ubiquinone] 1 beta subcomplex subunit 5, mitochondrial, giving the protein MAAMSLLQRASVAAASLCGRRLGPRHAFGGFLTRGFPKTVAPVRHSGGHGKRLFIIKPSGFYDRRFLNLMRFYILLTGIPVAIGITLINVFIGEAELAEIPEGYIPEHWEYFKHPISRWIARTFFDSPEKNYEKTLAILQIEAEKADLRLKELEVRKLMRARGDGPWYQYPTIDKALIDHSPKAAPDN; this is encoded by the exons ATGGCGGCCATGAGTTTGTTGCAGCGAGCTTCGGTCGCTGCGGCCTCTCTGTGTGGCCGCCGCCTTGGCCCTCGACATGCATTCGGGGGCTTCCTCACCCGTGGCTTTCCGAAGACTGTCG CTCCTGTGCGACACAGTGGAGGCCATGGGAAAAGACTCTTTATCATCAAACCTTCTGGATTCTATGACAGGCGTTTTTTGAATTTAATG AGATTTTACATTTTGTTGACTGGGATTCCAGTAGCAATTGGCATAACTCTGATAAATGTATTCATTG GTGAAGCTGAGTTAGCAGAAATTCCAGAAGGCTATATCCCAGAACACTGGGAATATTTCAAG CATCCTATATCAAGGTGGATTGCCCGAACTTTCTTTGATAGTCCTGAAAAGAATTATGAAAAAACATTGGCTATCCTTCAGATTGAAGCTGAAAAGGCTGACTTACG GTTAAAGGAGCTGGAAGTACGAAAATTAATGCGTGCGAGAGGTGATGGTCCCTGGTATCAGTATCCGACCATTGATAAGGCGCTTATCGATCATTCTCCAAAAGCAGCTCCCGACAACTAA